From the genome of Lasioglossum baleicum chromosome 13, iyLasBale1, whole genome shotgun sequence, one region includes:
- the LOC143214804 gene encoding KIF-binding protein, with translation MEGEVDTGKHVNLKEIPGTHRNLKEIAETYQKLLDSNDKDKIVEYLKMVEEELSNMREEVDDAERKKEVTVVLATVNLNLGTVLSDMEELRASEESLTKCIDLLEDEEIQMKEKIYPMVHALNLLGIIWSQWNQPEKAEHFLHRSEQAFVEYTSNKDYELPSDMDKLRPNSCKRSPETKDQKTCRESFEEMYTETLYYLAQVYRTLDDHAKTALYCHRTLSRQLCHNKITEKLDYVDWALNAATLSQYFLKIEGFTQARHHLAAASYILQTYENILKKKTEEDPDSEAIAAEWENFKHRSADVAMCWAKYGILLLDLSWQRLLQKSETDEDNNETLQETDSKDVSELESVKDLKFDDLEETVEPIASQVTDQYLLDFDDARPVFLNIQKWLVQAESYYTLNEHASDHVVIAQDLAQAYYYLSFFEEDEDKQAKMHKRRVNVLEDVVKELNPQFYQSACRQIWIRLGEAYSDILDIKLERLKTTERKPQAIAKINRLAQNAIKYFQKFLDSLQHCPTDPKMPEFSEDVLRPALSSYFHIGRLYGKIICTDKVVQLINDENSINALKFVVDYCEKYPEAADIMKPALYLCKEFVTLLSIRLGNLKAAMIK, from the coding sequence ATGGAAGGAGAAGTAGACACGGGTAAGCATGTTAACCTCAAAGAAATACCTGGAACACATAGAAATCTCAAAGAAATAGCTGAAACCTATCAAAAATTACTGGACAGTAATGACAAAGACAAGATAGTGGAGTATCTGAAAATGGTAGAGGAGGAGCTAAGTAATATGAGGGAAGAAGTAGATGACGCGGAAAGGAAAAAGGAAGTCACTGTAGTGCTCGCAACAGTGAATTTAAATCTTGGTACTGTATTGTCTGATATGGAGGAGTTGAGAGCAAGCGAAGAAAGCTTGACGAAATGTATAGACTTACTCGAAGACGAAGAAATTCAGATGAAAGAAAAAATCTATCCGATGGTTCACGCTCTGAATCTATTAGGTATTATTTGGTCCCAATGGAACCAGCCCGAgaaagctgaacattttttacATAGATCGGAGCAAGCCTTCGTTGAGTACACGAGTAATAAGGACTACGAGCTTCCCTCTGACATGGATAAACTTAGACCTAACTCTTGTAAACGCAGCCCTGAAACCAAAGATCAGAAAACGTGTCGGGAATCGTTCGAGGAAATGTATACGGAAACGTTGTATTATCTAGCTCAGGTATATCGAACTTTAGACGATCATGCGAAAACAGCTCTATATTGTCATAGAACTTTGAGCAGACAGTTGTGTCACAACAAAATTACGGAAAAGCTAGATTACGTTGATTGGGCTTTAAATGCAGCGACGTTATCTCAATATTTCTTAAAAATCGAGGGCTTTACTCAAGCAAGACATCATTTAGCTGCCGCATCTTATATATTACAAACATACGAGAATATATTGAAGAAGAAAACCGAGGAGGACCCAGATTCTGAAGCAATTGCTGCGGAATGGGAAAATTTTAAACACAGAAGCGCAGATGTTGCTATGTGTTGGGCGAAGTACGGTATCTTACTTTTAGATCTGTCCTGGCAAAGACTTTTACAGAAAAGCGAGACAGATGAAGATAATAACGAGACGCTTCAAGAAACGGATAGTAAAGACGTATCGGAATTAGAATCTGTTAAGGACTTAAAATTCGATGATTTAGAAGAAACAGTAGAACCGATAGCAAGCCAGGTTACCGATCAATATTTGTTAGATTTCGATGATGCTAGaccagtatttttaaatattcaaaaatgGTTGGTGCAGGCTGAGTCCTATTATACTTTAAACGAACATGCATCCGATCATGTAGTAATCGCACAAGATCTTGCACAAGCATACTATTATTTATCGTTCTTCGAAGAGGATGAAGACAAACAAGCAAAAATGCACAAAAGGAGGGTAAATGTTTTAGAAGATGTTGTTAAAGAATTAAATCCTCAATTTTATCAGTCTGCGTGTAGACAAATCTGGATTAGATTAGGAGAAGCATATTCAGACATACTTGACATAAAGCTTGAGCGTCTGAAAACCACAGAAAGAAAGCCGCAAGCAATAGCAAAGATTAATCGATTGGCTCAAAATGCTATAAAATATTTCCAGAAATTTCTAGATTCTTTACAGCATTGTCCGACCGATCCTAAAATGCCAGAGTTCTCTGAAGATGTATTGCGACCAGCGTTGTCTTCTTATTTTCATATTGGTAGACTGTATGGTAAAATAATATGTACCGACAAAGTAGTCCAATTAATCAATGATGAAAATAGTATAAACGCATTGAAGTTTGTTGTTGATTATTGCGAGAAATATCCTGAAGCAGCGGATATTATGAAACCTGCATTATATCTTTGTAAAGAATTTGTGACGTTATTGTCGATCAGACTAGGTAACTTAAAAGCAGCAATGATAAAGTAG